One genomic region from Argentina anserina chromosome 2, drPotAnse1.1, whole genome shotgun sequence encodes:
- the LOC126782348 gene encoding uncharacterized protein LOC126782348, whose amino-acid sequence MSQDSEKVSLKLLIDKENHKVVFAEAGKEFVDFLFTLLSFPLSSAIRVCKIGSLSNIYGSIDALGDKYMLPNVNKKTIVGMGSMEHVAALNKLQFMFSNKPQDHKPIVASSAKKFYVCNKYHMKEHRPCVTDDPRSVSPICRSPMSTDVVYVAPRGEASLMTWGEGYVRGVASYMIMDDLRVQPVSVFDNLNLLEKYINGSSGFNNLEEKVVHVNMDQVDKWLKASTESNSVLTDIFLGKKAIA is encoded by the exons ATGTCCCAAGATTCTGAAAAGGTTAGTTTGAAACTCCTAATCGACAAGGAGAATCATAAAGTTGTATTTGCTGAAGCTGGCAAAGAGTTTGTGGATTTCCTCTTCACTCTACTGTCTTTCCCTCTTTCTAGCGCGATCAGAGTTTGTAAGATTGGAAGTTTGAGCAATATCTATGGGAGCATTGACGCCCTCGGCGACAAGTACATGCTCCCCAATGTCAACAAGAAAACTATCGTGGGAATGGGATCCATGGAACATGTTGCTGCACTTAACAAACTTCAATTCATGTTCAGCAACAAACCACAGGATCATAAACCGATTGTCGCGTCGAGTGCAAAGAAGTTTTATGTGTGTAACAAGTATCACATGAAGGAACACCGCCCATGCGTCACAGATGACCCTAGATCTGTCTCTCCAATATGTCGTTCACCTATGTCCACCGATGTCGTCTATGTTGCTCCTCGGGGAGAAGCTAGTTTGATGACCTGGGGCGAGGGCTATGTGAGAGGTGTTGCTTCATACATGATAATGGACGATTTGAGAGTTCAACCTGTGTCTGTCTTTGACAATTTGAATCTGCTTGAGAAGTACATTAATGGCAGTAGTGGTTTTAATAACCTTGAAGAGAAGGTGGTTCATGTTAACATGGATCAG GTAGACAAATGGTTGAAGGCATCAACCGAGTCAAACTCGGTTCTCACCGATATCTTCCTTGGGAAGAAAGCAATTGCTTGA
- the LOC126785491 gene encoding LL-diaminopimelate aminotransferase, chloroplastic: MALSQASIASSSSAFFAHGAAFDFKSRTTSRAHTVALPAKTAAGVCKCVAAPQAEKAEFKTQVNRNANMAKLQAGYLFPEIARRRNAHLQKHPDAKIIPLGIGDTTEPIPEYITSAMAKRALAMSTLEGYSGYGPEQGEKPLRVAIAKTFYDNLGIEEDDIFVSDGAKCDISRLQVLFGEDKTIAVQDPSYPAYVDSSVIMGQTGQYQKSVEKFGNIEYMRCTPDNGFFPDLSSTNRTDVIFFCSPNNPTGSAATREQLTQLVKFAKDNGSIIVYDSAYAMYMSDDNPRSIFEIPGAKEVAIETSSFSKYAGFTGVRLGWTVVPKQLQYSDGFQVAKDFNRIVCTCFNGASTIVQAGGLACLEPEGLKAMHGVINFYKENTKIIMETFNSLGFNVYGGTNAPYVWVHFPGQSSWDVFAEILEKTHVVTTPGSGFGPGGEGFIRVSAFGHRENILEACRRFKQLYK, encoded by the exons ATGGCACTGAGCCAAGCCTCAATCGCGTCGTCTTCCTCCGCCTTCTTCGCTCACGGCGCCGCCTTCGATTTCAAGTCCAGGACGACCTCCAG AGCTCACACCGTCGCTCTTCCCGCCAAAACCGCCGCCGGCGTCTGTAAATGCGTCGCCGCTCCCCAGGCTGAGAAGGCCG AGTTCAAGACTCAGGTGAATCGCAATGCCAACATGGCGAAGCTTCAGGCCGGTTATCTTTTTCCAGAG ATTGCTAGGAGGAGGAATGCGCATTTGCAGAAACATCCCGATGCGAAAATTATTCCACTTGGAATTGGTGACACTACCGAGCCCATTCCGGAGTATATAACCTCGGCGATGGCAAAG AGAGCACTTGCCATGTCCACCCTAGAGGGTTATAGTGGCTATGGACCTGAACAAGGTGAAAAG CCACTGAGAGTTGCAATTGCTAAGACGTTTTATGATAACCTTGGCATAGAGGAAGATGACATATTTGTTTCTGATGGTGCAAAATGTGACATATCCCGCCTTCAG GTTCTATTTGGAGAAGATAAGACAATAGCAGTGCAAGATCCATCCTACCCG GCTTATGTCGACTCAAGTGTTATTATGGGCCAGACAGGGCAGTATCAGAAATCTGTTGAGAAGTTTGGAAACATCGAGTACATGAGGTGTACTCCCGATAATGGATTCTTTCCTGATCTCTCCTCTACTAATCGAACAGACGTCATATTTTTCTGTTCACCAAACAATCCTACTGGTTCTGCTGCAACAAGGGAGCAACTGACACAGCTTGTAAAGTTTGCCAAGGATAACGGTTCAATCATAGTCTATGATTCTGCATATGCGATGTATATGTCAGATGATAATCCACGCTCCATCTTTGAAATCCCTGGAGCTAAAGAG GTTGCAATCGAGACATCATCATTCAGTAAATATGCTGGATTCACCGGAGTTCGTTTGGGGTGGACTGTGGTTCCGAAGCAGTTGCAGTATTCAGATGGTTTTCAAGTTGCCAAGGATTTCAACCGCATTGTTTGTACTTGCTTCAATGGTGCATCCACTATTGTCCAAGCTGGTGGTCTGGCTTGCCTTGAACCAGAGGGTCTTAAG GCTATGCACGGGGTGATAAATTTCTACAAAGAAAATACTAAGATCATAATGGAGACGTTTAACTCTCTTGGCTTTAATGTTTATGGAGGGACGAATGCACCATATGTGTGGGTCCACTTCCCTGGGCAAAGCTCCTGGGATGTGTTTGCTGAGATCCTCGAGAAGACTCATGTCGTAACCACACCTGGAAGTGGCTTTGGACCTGGTGGTGAAGGTTTCATCAGGGTTAGCGCCTTTGGACACAGAGAGAACATATTGGAAGCATGTAGAAGATTCAAGCAATTATACAAGTGA
- the LOC126785498 gene encoding uncharacterized protein LOC126785498 — protein sequence MDLETENRIAAILMREAAELRRQADKEGVHAYLEQPKSRFRPNSRFLSATVRGVEQANKAVEVNEMWRIRQKELELDERRKGKMQESRNDRNPGNGSTLRSTSHAAIDDNAHATCSSNQRADESCHSREESGLREEELEEFLHSRVKRGRGAVGSRMDETGPYLPRSNTEEQLTHPGVQERRVYGPEKPSRKLCDSSDDELDNRKRSKRVPSGCSKKHKSKDKSKERKKKRKEEKRSKY from the exons ATGGATCTTGAGACAGAGAACAGAATAGCTGCGATTCTTATGAGAGAAGCAGCAGAATTGCGCCGCCAAGCTGACAAGGAAGGTGTGCATGCTTATCTTGAACAACCTAAATCAAGATTCAGGCCAAATTCACGGTTCCTCAGTGCTACTGTTCGTGGTGTTGAACAAG CAAATAAAGCTGTGGAAGTTAATGAAATGTGGCGCATCCGACAGAAAGAgcttgaattggatgaaaggCGTAAAGGCAAAATGCAGGAGAGCAGAAATGACAGGAACCCCGGAAATGGTAGCACTCTGAGAAGCACTAGTCACGCTGCCATAGATGATAATGCTCATGCTACTTGTTCATCAAACCAAAGAGCAGATGAGAGTTGCCATTCAAGGGAAGAGAGTGGATTAAGAGAAGAAGAACTTGAAGAATTTTTACATTCAAG GGTCAAGCGTGGCAGAGGTGCTGTTGGGTCAAGGATGGATGAAACAGGTCCGTATCTACCACGTTCAAACACCGAGGAACAGTTAACCCATCCAGGTGTACAAGAACGTCGTGTGTATGGGCCAGAGAAGCCTTCacgaaaattatgtgattctTCTGATGATGAGCTTGACAACAGGAAAAGATCAAAAAGGGTTCCTTCTGGGTGCTCTAAGAAACACAAATCCAAGGACAAGTCGAAAGAGCggaaaaagaagaggaaagaagagaaaagaagtaAATATTAA
- the LOC126785493 gene encoding phenolic glucoside malonyltransferase 1-like encodes MEQPNAVKLVEICRVAPKSSRQDLLSLPLTYFDSLWLRFSPVQRLYFYEFTPPSPADSILAYLKTSLSLTLDHFLPLAGNLTWPQDSARPILSYVQGDTVTLTVAESDADNFNHLSSNSVFVQTKAYHPLVPQLQSSHERAAAIAFQITLFPGRGFAIGTAMHHAILDGKTSNSFVKSWAHACSKLVESGLSVGSDISLPEPLYDRTCIHDPTELGLESFYLNEWLKMDGPNNRSLKLWELKPPPDDSVRSIFEFTRAQIQTLRQMVVEKLSDPVHVHLSSFSLVCAYTWVCLVKAQEVDAGKTSLQGFTVDCRSRLDPPVPQNYFGNCIRGVMVSAEAKELLGEDGLVVAVTAISEAILGLDKNGILNGAEEVYISKIRDFFQVEGLYSVAGSHRFEIYDTNFGWGMPKKVEVVSIDRTGAYSVSDSKSGGGGIEVGVVLKKHYMEAFASLFAQGFQKH; translated from the coding sequence ATGGAGCAACCAAATGCGGTGAAACTGGTTGAGATTTGCAGGGTGGCTCCAAAATCATCAAGACAAGATCTGTTGTCCCTTCCTCTTACCTACTTTGACTCTCTCTGGCTAAGGTTTTCACCTGTGCAGCGCCTTTACTTCTATGAATTCACACCTCCTTCCCCTGCGGATTCTATACTTGCCTATCTCAAAACCTCACTCTCCCTCACTCTCGATCACTTTTTACCTCTGGCCGGAAACCTAACTTGGCCTCAGGACTCCGCCAGACCCATTCTCAGCTATGTCCAAGGTGACACCGTTACACTCACAGTAGCTGAGTCTGATGCAGACAATTTCAACCACCTTTCGAGCAACAGCGTCTTTGTCCAAACCAAAGCTTATCATCCTCTTGTTCCCCAATTGCAGTCGTCTCACGAACGAGCTGCAGCCATTGCATTCCAGATAACTCTATTTCCTGGCCGTGGCTTTGCCATTGGAACAGCCATGCACCATGCGATCCTTGACGGTAAAACTTCAAACTCGTTTGTTAAGTCGTGGGCTCATGCGTGCAGCAAACTGGTTGAAAGTGGCTTGTCTGTTGGATCAGACATTTCGCTACCGGAGCCGTTATATGACAGAACGTGCATTCATGACCCGACCGAGCTCGGTCTCGAGTCCTTCTACTTAAACGAATGGCTAAAAATGGACGGCCCCAACAACAGAAGCCTGAAGCTTTGGGAGTTGAAACCTCCACCAGATGACTCAGTTCGAAGCATCTTTGAGTTCACACGCGCACAGATCCAAACCCTAAGGCAGATGGTAGTAGAAAAACTTTCTGATCCAGTACATGTTCATCTGTCAAGTTTTTCTCTAGTGTGTGCTTATACTTGGGTTTGTTTAGTCAAGGCACAAGAAGTAGACGCCGGAAAAACGTCACTTCAGGGATTCACTGTGGACTGTAGGTCTCGATTGGACCCTCCGGTACCACAAAACTATTTTGGGAACTGCATCAGGGGTGTGATGGTGTCTGCAGAAGCAAAAGAGTTATTGGGTGAAGATGGCTTGGTTGTGGCGGTCACAGCAATTAGTGAGGCTATTTTAGGTCTGGACAAGAATGGGATTTTGAATGGGGCGGAGGAGGTATACATTTCGAAAATCCGCGACTTTTTTCAGGTCGAGGGATTATATTCTGTTGCTGGTTCTCACCGATTTGAGATTTATGATACCAACTTTGGATGGGGCATGCCGAAGAAAGTTGAGGTTGTTTCCATAGATAGGACCGGCGCATATTCAGTGTCGGATTCCAAGAGCGGTGGTGGAGGTATAGAGGTTGGGGTGGTTTTGAAGAAACATTATATGGAAGCTTTTGCTTCTCTATTTGCTCAAGGTTTTCAAAAACACTAA
- the LOC126785492 gene encoding pentatricopeptide repeat-containing protein At3g53170: MEMELHLLRSPVSTPSLYPKPNPPIQCVRSSKRSSGPTTQKELSRILRTEAAVKNIERKSNSQKKYNNLWPKPVLEALDHAIANNHWQTALKIFGLLRKQHWYEPRCQTYAKLFMMLGTCKQPEEAGLLFELMLTDGLKPTVDVYTALVSVYGKSGLFDKTFSTVDDMKSTSDCIPDVYTYSILISCCTRFRRYDLIEQVLAEMSYLGIGCNTVIYNTLIDGYGKYEMFELMEESLTDMVESGSCIPDVFTLNSFLGAYGRSGQIDKMEKWYDEFQLMGIKPDLKTFNILIKSYGKARMFEKMGSVMEFMKRRYFTPTIVTYNIVIEVFGKAGNIVKMEEYFRKMKQQGMKPNSVTYCSLVSAYSKTGNINQVDSILRQVENSDVILDTAFFNCIISAYGRAGDINKMGELFLTMEEKKCAPDHITFATMIQACNALGMTAAAENLKNRKITTLDNSGSRLIRR; the protein is encoded by the exons ATGGAGATGGAGCTACACTTGCTCCGGTCCCCTGTTTCGACCCCAAGTCTATACCCAAAGCCAAACCCACCAATTCAGTGTGTTCGTTCATCCAAACGGAGCTCCGGCCCAACTACCCAGAAGGAGCTTTCTCGGATTCTGAGAACGGAGGCTGCTGTTAAAAACATTGAGAGGAAATCAAACTCCCAGAAAAAGTACAACAACCTCTGGCCTAAGCCTGTCTTGGAGGCCCTTGATCACGCCATTGCAAACAATCACTGGCAGACTGCTCTTAAG ATATTTGGACTACTGCGTAAGCAACATTGGTATGAGCCAAGATGCCAGACTTACGCTAAATTGTTCATGATGCTTGGAACATGCAAGCAACCTGAGGAGGCTGGCTTACTTTTCGAGCTCATGTTGACTGATGGGCTCAAACCAACTGTTGATGTCTACACAGCTCTTGTTAGTGTTTATGGGAAAAGTGGCCTCTTTGACAAGACATTTTCTactgttgatgacatgaagtCAACTTCTGACTGCATACCAGATGTATATACATACTCAATTCTTATAAGTTGCTGCACAAGATTTCGTCGTTATGATCTGATTGAACAAGTATTGGCTGAGATGTCATATCTGGGAATCGGGTGTAACACGGTCATATACAATACTCTTATCGATGGATATGGTAAATATGAAATGTTTGAACTGATGGAGGAGTCATTGACAGATATGGTTGAAAGTGGCAGCTGTATTCCTGATGTTTTCACATTGAATTCTTTTCTTGGTGCTTATGGGAGAAGTGGGCAGATAGACAAGATGGAGAAGTGGTACGATGAATTTCAGCTAATGGGAATAAAGCCAGACCTCAAGACATTTAACATCCTGATAAAATCTTATGGGAAAGCAAGAATGTTTGAAAAGATGGGATCTGTTATGGAGTTTATGAAGAGAAGGTATTTTACCCCAACTATTGTTACTTATAACATTGTAATCGAGGTATTTGGGAAAGCTGGAAATATTGTGAAGATGGAGGAATATTTCAGAAAGATGAAGCAACAAGGAATGAAGCCGAACTCTGTCACTTATTGTTCCCTTGTTAGTGCGTACAGCAAAACTGGGAATATCAATCAAGTTGATTCCATTTTGAGGCAAGTAGAGAATTCAGATGTTATACTAGATACTGCGTTTTTCAACTGTATTATTAGTGCTTATGGTCGGGCTGGTGATATAAATAAGATGGGTGAATTATTTTTGACCATGGAAGAGAAAAAATGTGCTCCTGATCATATAACCTTTGCTACCATGATCCAAGCCTGCAATGCATTAGGCATGACAGCAGCCGCcgaaaatttgaaaaacagGAAGATTACCACCCTGGACAATTCAG GCTCAAGATTAATTCGACGCTAG
- the LOC126785495 gene encoding DUF21 domain-containing protein At2g14520 isoform X2 has translation MAVEYECCSSGFFIHIVVIVLLVLFAGLMSGLTLGLMSLSIVDLEVLAKSGKPKDRKHAEKILPVVRKQHLLLCTLLICNAAAMEALPIFLDGLVTAWGAILISVTLILLFGEIIPQSICTRYGLAIGATVTPFVRVLLWVCFPIAYPISKLLDYLLGHGHVALFRRAELKTLVDMHGNEAGKGGELTHDETTIIAGALELSEKIASDAMTPIAETFAIDINAKLDRDLMNLIMEKGHSRVPVYYEEPTNIIGLVLVKNLLTVHPEEETPVKNVTIRKIPRVQDTLPLYDILNEFQKGHSHMAIVVRRCNSVEPPNSNTADMKEVRVHIDGEKPIQEKGLKSKRSLNKWKSFSNTGDHSFKSGSRSKKWSKEMYSDILQIDDEALPKLPEEEVAVGIITMEDVIEELLQEEIFDETDHQYEDS, from the exons ATGGCGGTGGAGTATGAGTGCTGCAGTAGCGGCTTCTTCATTCACATAGTGGTGATTGTTCTGCTGGTTTTGTTCGCGGGGCTAATGTCCGGGCTCACCTTGGGCCTCATGTCGCTCAGCATCGTCGATCTTGAGGTCTTGGCCAAGTCCGGCAAGCCCAAGGATCGGAAGCACGCCG AGAAGATTTTGCCTGTTGTCAGGAAGCAGCACCTGTTGCTTTGCACCCTACTAATCTGCAATGCTGCTGCAATGGAG GCACTTCCGATTTTTCTGGATGGTCTGGTGACAGCTTGGGGAGCAATCCTTATCTCGGTGACGCTGATTCTTCTGTTTGGAGAG ATTATACCTCAATCTATTTGTACCCGATATGGTTTGGCGATAGGTGCTACAGTGACTCCATTTGTCCGTGTTCTTCTGTGGGTCTGCTTTCCTATTGCATACCCAATTAGCAAG TTATTAGATTATCTTCTCGGCCATGGACATGTAGCTCTGTTTCGCAGAGCTGAGTTGAAAACACTTGTAGATATGCATGGCAATGAG GCTGGAAAAGGTGGAGAATTGACACATGATGAGACAACAATTATTGCTGGAGCACTTGAACTCAGTGAGAAAATTGCTAGTGATGCCATGACGCCTATAGCTGAAACTTTTGCAATCGATATTAATGCCAAGCTTGACAG GGatctaatgaatttgataaTGGAGAAAGGGCATAGTAGAGTACCAGTTTACTATGAGGAGCCTACTAACATAATTGGACTTGTCCTG GTAAAAAATTTGTTGACAGTACATCCAGAAGAAGAAACACCTGTTAAGAATGTCACTATACGCAAGATCCCAAG GGTTCAAGATACATTGCCCTTGTATGACATACTGAATGAATTTCAGAAAGGTCATAGTCACATGGCTATTGTTGTAAGACGGTGCAATTCCGTGGAGCCGCCCAACAGCAATACAGCTGATA TGAAAGAAGTGAGAGTGCACATTGATGGTGAAAAGCCTATCCAGGAGAAGGGTTTGAAGAGCAAAAGATCACTAAATAAATGGAAGAGTTTCTCCAACACTGGGGATCATTCATTCAAGAGTGGGTCCAGAAGCAAGAAATGGTCAAAGGAGATGTACTCAGACATCCTGCAGATAGATGATGAAGCACTCCCAAAGCTCCCTGAAGAGGAAGTAGCTGTCGGCATTATAACAATGGAAGACGTTATCGAGGAGCTTTTACAG GAGGAGATATTTGATGAGACTGATCATCAGTATGAGGACTCATAA
- the LOC126785495 gene encoding DUF21 domain-containing protein At2g14520 isoform X1 encodes MAVEYECCSSGFFIHIVVIVLLVLFAGLMSGLTLGLMSLSIVDLEVLAKSGKPKDRKHAEKILPVVRKQHLLLCTLLICNAAAMEALPIFLDGLVTAWGAILISVTLILLFGEIIPQSICTRYGLAIGATVTPFVRVLLWVCFPIAYPISKLLDYLLGHGHVALFRRAELKTLVDMHGNEAGKGGELTHDETTIIAGALELSEKIASDAMTPIAETFAIDINAKLDRDLMNLIMEKGHSRVPVYYEEPTNIIGLVLVKNLLTVHPEEETPVKNVTIRKIPRVQDTLPLYDILNEFQKGHSHMAIVVRRCNSVEPPNSNTADSKSLFPIAINSFIQKVPPSAASAPLTSLCLFNKSVKEVRVHIDGEKPIQEKGLKSKRSLNKWKSFSNTGDHSFKSGSRSKKWSKEMYSDILQIDDEALPKLPEEEVAVGIITMEDVIEELLQEEIFDETDHQYEDS; translated from the exons ATGGCGGTGGAGTATGAGTGCTGCAGTAGCGGCTTCTTCATTCACATAGTGGTGATTGTTCTGCTGGTTTTGTTCGCGGGGCTAATGTCCGGGCTCACCTTGGGCCTCATGTCGCTCAGCATCGTCGATCTTGAGGTCTTGGCCAAGTCCGGCAAGCCCAAGGATCGGAAGCACGCCG AGAAGATTTTGCCTGTTGTCAGGAAGCAGCACCTGTTGCTTTGCACCCTACTAATCTGCAATGCTGCTGCAATGGAG GCACTTCCGATTTTTCTGGATGGTCTGGTGACAGCTTGGGGAGCAATCCTTATCTCGGTGACGCTGATTCTTCTGTTTGGAGAG ATTATACCTCAATCTATTTGTACCCGATATGGTTTGGCGATAGGTGCTACAGTGACTCCATTTGTCCGTGTTCTTCTGTGGGTCTGCTTTCCTATTGCATACCCAATTAGCAAG TTATTAGATTATCTTCTCGGCCATGGACATGTAGCTCTGTTTCGCAGAGCTGAGTTGAAAACACTTGTAGATATGCATGGCAATGAG GCTGGAAAAGGTGGAGAATTGACACATGATGAGACAACAATTATTGCTGGAGCACTTGAACTCAGTGAGAAAATTGCTAGTGATGCCATGACGCCTATAGCTGAAACTTTTGCAATCGATATTAATGCCAAGCTTGACAG GGatctaatgaatttgataaTGGAGAAAGGGCATAGTAGAGTACCAGTTTACTATGAGGAGCCTACTAACATAATTGGACTTGTCCTG GTAAAAAATTTGTTGACAGTACATCCAGAAGAAGAAACACCTGTTAAGAATGTCACTATACGCAAGATCCCAAG GGTTCAAGATACATTGCCCTTGTATGACATACTGAATGAATTTCAGAAAGGTCATAGTCACATGGCTATTGTTGTAAGACGGTGCAATTCCGTGGAGCCGCCCAACAGCAATACAGCTGATAGTAAGTCCCTCTTTCCTATTGCAATAAATAGTTTCATACAAAAGGTACCGCCATCTGCTGCTTCTGCCCCTTTAACCAGTCTTTGTCTGTTCAACAAATCAGTGAAAGAAGTGAGAGTGCACATTGATGGTGAAAAGCCTATCCAGGAGAAGGGTTTGAAGAGCAAAAGATCACTAAATAAATGGAAGAGTTTCTCCAACACTGGGGATCATTCATTCAAGAGTGGGTCCAGAAGCAAGAAATGGTCAAAGGAGATGTACTCAGACATCCTGCAGATAGATGATGAAGCACTCCCAAAGCTCCCTGAAGAGGAAGTAGCTGTCGGCATTATAACAATGGAAGACGTTATCGAGGAGCTTTTACAG GAGGAGATATTTGATGAGACTGATCATCAGTATGAGGACTCATAA
- the LOC126782622 gene encoding probable pectin methylesterase CGR2: MSRRPVNPSRRIGDGGSIPFVGAVQAKARSSPVLSVALVLLGTVLLVFYAFSGSGGASSKEAVIKLEGGVSCTYEVHRTIPILKKAYGDSMHKVLHVGPETCSVVSKLLKEEDTEAWGVEPYDLEDADAHCKSLVSKGIVRAADIKFPLPYRAKSFSLVIVSDALDYLSPKYLNGTLPELARVSSDGVIIFSGYPGQQRAKVAELSKFGRPAKLRSSSWWIRYFVQTSFEENEAASKKFEQVALKRSYKPECQVFHLKSYH, translated from the exons ATGTCCAGGAGGCCAGTAAATCCTTCCAGGCGCATTGGTGATGGTGGAAGCATCCCTTTTGTGGGTGCAGTGCAAGCTAAAGCACGCTCATCACCTGTACTATCTGTAGCGCTTGTGCTTCTG GGTACAGTTCTTCTTGTCTTCTATGCATTTAGCGGATCAG GTGGAGCGAGCAGTAAAGAGGCTGTGATTAAACTTGAAG GTGGTGTTTCATGTACGTATGAAGTTCATCGAACAATACCTATACTGAAGAAGGCATATGGTGATAGCATGCATAAGGTGTTGCATGTAGGCCCTGAAACGTGTTCAGTGGTATCTAAATTATTAAAAGAAGAGGATACTGAAGCCTGGGGTGTGGAACCATATGACTTGGAAGATGCTGATGCACATTGCaaaagtcttgtgagcaaagGCATCGTGAGGGCTGCTGATATAAAGTTTCCTCTTCCATACCGGGCAAAATCATTCTCTCTGGTAATAGTATCAGATGCATTAGATTATTTGTCTCCAAAGTACCTCAACGGAACTCTTCCAGAGTTAGCAAGGGTGTCTTCTGATGGAGTTATTATATTCTCTG GCTATCCAGGTCAACAAAGAGCTAAAGTTGCAGAGCTATCTAAATTTGGCCGTCCA GCCAAATTGCGAAGCTCATCATGGTGGATAAGATATTTTGTTCAAACAAGCTTCGAAGAGAACGAAGCAGCATCGAAGAAGTTTGAACAGGTGGCATTAAAGAGATCTTATAAGCCTGAATGCCAAGTTTTCCACCTAAAGTCATACCATTGA
- the LOC126782866 gene encoding protein SRC2 has translation MASGYEVEVAISSAKGLKNVNWRHGELKPYAVVWADPNNKCSTHVDEYGDDSPTWDETLSIPLRGPVEDSTLFVDIIHVKGDEDVKPLIGSAKLPLREALEDVGLGVPSDHILKLKRPSGRPQGKLEVKVTIRLPRYQAPDLYRSPMPYGYGVPPPQTREYGAPQQYNYAYAPPTQPQYYQSSGAGYGYNQPSYDQTQYGSGGSYGYGSSEKPKEKSKFGVGTGVAVGAVAGVLGGLAIVEGVDYLEDKVADDAAEKAEEDLGYGDFGDDD, from the coding sequence ATGGCTTCCGGCTACGAAGTAGAGGTGGCGATTTCTTCGGCCAAAGGCCTCAAAAATGTGAACTGGCGACATGGTGAGCTGAAGCCCTACGCCGTGGTTTGGGCAGACCCAAACAACAAATGCTCTACCCATGTGGATGAATACGGCGACGACTCACCCACGTGGGACGAGACACTCTCTATCCCACTACGAGGGCCGGTTGAGGACTCAACCCTATTTGTGGACATCATCCACGTCAAGGGGGATGAGGACGTCAAGCCGTTGATCGGATCCGCAAAACTCCCGCTTAGGGAGGCCCTCGAGGACGTGGGGCTCGGGGTGCCGTCTGATCACATATTGAAACTAAAACGCCCCTCAGGTAGGCCTCAAGGAAAGTTAGAAGTTAAAGTTACAATCCGGTTGCCCCGTTACCAAGCACCCGACCTGTACCGCTCCCCTATGCCTTACGGGTATGGGGTCCCACCGCCGCAGACGAGAGAATACGGCGCACCTCAGCAGTACAATTACGCATATGCCCCTCCCACCCAACCCCAATATTACCAAAGCAGTGGTGCAGGGTATGGTTACAATCAGCCGTCTTATGATCAAACTCAGTATGGGAGTGGCGGGTCGTACGGGTACGGGTCGTCGGAGAAGCCAAAGGAGAAGAGCAAGTTTGGGGTTGGGACCGGAGTGGCTGTCGGCGCTGTAGCCGGAGTTTTGGGTGGTCTTGCGATTGTTGAAGGAGTGGATTACTTGGAGGACAAGGTAGCTGATGACGCGGCGGAGAAAGCGGAGGAGGATCTTGGCTATGGCGATTTCGGCGATGATGATTGA